The genomic interval GTTAGGCCGTTTGCAATTACTTTATATTAGTCTTCCTTCAGTTTCCAGTTTCTATTTCCTGAAGACACGTTTCAAACTtgagtttaattttaaaaggccAGCTGATTTACGAAGAATTCCCAGTGCAACTGGGTTGGCTGgcatattttcctgtttgtatGTGGCACAGAGCTGTCCAGCTAAATGAGCTTTTTCAGTCTGGCTTGCCTGTTGCCATCCAAGTgagaaacaaaaggcttttaactTGGTGGCAAAGCTTTCATTCCAgagcaacaaaacaaagaggTCCTCTGTGCTATGGAGACACCCATCAGCTCCCTTCATCCTCTAGTTTCAACACTGTTTTTCCTTGAACCCGACTGCTGAATGTGACAATGTAACAGGCTGTATGAAAGCATCACTGAAcacactgaagtatttttacttttaatgatagtttgctaaagaaaaattattttctcagaagCTCACAATTTTGTAATTCAAAGCATAGATCTGTAAACTGCCCATGGAAGGCTGAGAaagtttttcttcccctcagaAAGGATTAAAATAGACGTGAGTTAGTCCACAGGCTGGAGTAAACCACTGTGTGGTTTTCACAGTGGAGTAAACCACTGCATCAGCCTCACTGTTTTCAgtaaaaacagaagaacaacATCACTTGTATCATAGTCTTGTGCCCTGAGTCTGAGGCAAATGTGGATGGACAACCCAGGGTTTTTTTGACTGCTccaataaaatggaaaaaatgagggaaaagaaaatgtcccTTATTTAGACTGAACTGCTTAAATATGTTTGACTTCCCTTGTTGCTACATGTTCCTCTTCTGCCAGGTCCTATTCACTCACTAAGCATCTGGAAGAACCACAGTCCAAGCAGGACATAGATACtcaagggaaaaacagaaatgaagaagagGTAATAGCAGAAAATTTGATCGATGATGACTACAGGTGAGAAGGAGCAAGACCTCCCCACTCTAATTGCCCACACCTTGAGCTAAGTGGTACCCACTGACCATTCCGAGGAAGGCTGGGGTGGGAAAATCAGAAGTAACTGAAGGGGCACACTCTGCACTGGATGAGAATCTGCAGCCTTTGGAGGCCCAACATGCTCATTTTGCGTAGCCATTGCTCCCTGAAGCAAGAAAACTGAGGGCACAGTTGTGCCCTCCGCAGGATCCAGGCTCTTGCAGGGCTCATGTCTCAGCAGGAACTGGAAACCAGGTACTGCTGTTCTCCCAAAGGCAAGGGTTTGCTGCCTCAGCAAATGCAGAGaaccccagctcctgctggctTCCACGGTCAGAATGGGAGCCTTGACTGCTCCAGGAAGCATAATTTGCTCAGTTGATGCCATTTGATATCTAGAAAACGCCAGCAAGCAGCTGTATGCCACTATCCCACTAATGCATGAAGTAGGTCACAGTCTCCTCAgaattcagcagcagcagcagtagctTTATTCTTCCTCCTCAATAGGAGGATAAACTGATTTTCAACATTCAAAAGCAAGTATCTAACACATCTGTAGCACCCCCACCTTGAGCACTGCAAATTCCACCACCACTCTAACAAGTAGGAGGTCAGGACTCCTGTATAGAAACTCTTCAGCCAGGATTGCTGCCTATGTATGAATAGGCATAAAGACAGTCGAAGGCTCCATTCAGATAATTTCAAGTAAACtgtgcatacacacatacacattgTATTTCTTGAGCAGTGCAGTGGAAACTTTACCATGATGTGGGACTTATCTGGAGTCCACAGGAGATACAACCAGTGTAATCTGGTAAGATTAATGTCTTCTGGTTTTTGAggtaccagaaaaaaaatgttatcacTGCGCTTCAGAATAAGTCAGAGGAGTGCCTCTTTACTTAGTTGAGATCAGGACTGCCACAACCTTTTTActaagaaatgtgaaaaaatgaaatagcaagaggaaaggaaagtgTACAGATGTGCTGTCCCAACAAATGGCTGTTCACATCTAGGTTAGTTAAAGGTGCAAGACTAAACAGTTCTATAGAAAATTCCTCCTGTGTGAATATTCCCTGGTACCAAAGGAGATGGCTGGAGACTGAGGGCAAAGATAGCTTAGTAGAAATGCAACCTGCATGACAGGATGCTGGGTTTTTCTCAGATGACTACAACACACAGGCAGGTCAGATGGTGCCAACCTACAACACAGCAGAGGCCACCACTCAACTAAAATCCAACTAAAAAATGGGAAATTATctgggaaatgaaaataaacaactaTGCAACAATGACGTTCAGAGAAAGGCAGGCCAGGAAATTTTCCATGAGTTTCCAAGATTCAGTGAGAGATGAAACACCAACCCTGGTCAGCATCTTTGACACCTCCCACTACAACTTGCTCTTAGGGATGTCTGAGTCCACCAAGTGTTGCCAGAAAAAGGCCTGTATCCTGCGCCATGCATCTTCTTGGGCTTTGGCATGCTCCCGCCACTGCCCTCCCCAACACACAAGCATTCCCAACACTTTGTGGATCGAAGCCTGGCACAGAGGCAAGTATGGTGGCTCCAAGAGGTGCCCTGCTCCGGAATAGGAGCAAAACTCCACTTCCAGTCCATGCTGCTGAAGGCGGTGGACGGCATCCCGGCAATAGAGGTCACTTTTCCAGTTCGTGTCATCCTCTCCGGATAGGAAGAGGAACTTGGCTGTGGACCTCTCCATGGGAATGCGACAATCCCAAGTCGCTGGGTCCCTGTGATCATCTAGGACATCTGAAAAATTTGCTAGACCAGACTCATTGATCTTCACCCTCCCCAAATCACATGGGTGGGGAGGAATAGTGAAGCCATTCCCCTGCAAGggaatgaaagaattaaaaccACTTCCAGATACGCTGACAGCTGCCTTGATGCCAGGTAGGAATGTAGCCATGGAAAGGGCTAGATCAGCTCCTTTAGACAAGCCCAAAACACCAATGCCAGTATCTTTCACCTGAAACACAATTATGAAACAACCATTATCAACTCCTCTTTTCCTGGGCTGAAACAATGTCTCCAGTTCTGCTTCCCCACTCCTGAGCCAACTAAGACAGCCCATATTTTACCCCTTGCCTCTCTCTGTTCAGGTTATATCACTCCCACATCTGTCCCTCTGCTGAGCCTCCACATGAGTGACTATGAATTCCACAGCTCCTCAACATTTATCCTCCTGTAACACTTTTTCCTCCTGGTGATCTCTACAGACAAAGCCTCTTTGCTCCCTCCACATCCTGGCTAGACACTTGCTCTCAGTATTGTATCTTTTACTGCTCCTGCCTCCAAACTCCCTCAATCTTCTCTCCTCAGGTCCCCTTTGGAAAACTACTTTTTCATGGGTTTACTtgcattgattttcttttatgtcattttttttataCTCTCCTACAGCTGACctgttctcttctgttttgtcttgCAACACAGAAGGTTCATTACACCTGAGGTTGAGTAAGCCAAACAACTATTTAAATCAACTTATTTATAGTGAAGTGTCTTCACACCAAATTCACTTTGTAATGTGTGTCCTGTAAGATGCTCTGGAAGTTTCAGAGATCCATAAGGAACAAGATAAACAAGGCTGAATTCTGCTCTCACGCTGGCTACATTCCTGGTGTCCATGTGTTAGAAAGTAACTATGTGAAATGAATACCACATTAAGTAGCATTCCATTCAAAGATTAAATGCTACTTAACTTCTCTCAGTCTCTTTTGGTTTAAGTATGATGATATATAGCTATAAAGCGTCCTTCTCATTCCACATACTTGTCCAAATACAGCCCCAGCTTCTTAAGACATGCTACAGTCTCCAATGATACAACTGTAAGAGATTCTGTTGTTAAAGTGTTTTATTACTGTCTTTTGAAACTTACTCAGAATCAAAAGCCTGTAACGTTTCAGAAATAgttgaaaaattaaatgtattatttgCCCTTCCAAAATCTTGAAAGATGCAAaagtaggggaaaaaattaaGGAGGTTTGTGCTTCTAGTCCAGGAACTGCTTTGATTTAATCTCACACAACATTCTATGCACAACATTCTATGGACTGTGACAAGATGCTGTACAAAACCAGCTATCCAACTACTTGCAAAATTAGACTTGAGACACATACTTTTACATCTCTCAGATCACGCTGTCTTTCAGAGCAATGCCCTCTTCTTCtaacatttcagaaacttaGTTGCATTCAGTGACATAGTGTACTTCACAttagaaaactggaaaatagtTTCCAACATAATAAGCACCATAATTCATCTCTTACCTGTGGCTGCTTCTGCAAAAAGTTTACAGCTTCCTCAAAATAGGCCAGTTCAAGAATCTCTGGCATAGCAGGTAGATCTTCAAAGGCCATGTAAGCAAGAGCCAGAGTCACAAAGCCTCTGCTAGCCAGAAGACTTGCTCTGTATTCAACAAGACCTCCTCCAGATCCATACAAATCGATAAGTCCAGGAAATGGACCAGGTCCTGCAATGAAAAgtgtatattatatatatatatatatatatatatacacacatatacacacagacatatatatatatatatacatatatatatatactcaaAGAGAAAAGTTTCTATCATTGTCCTTTCAGTAGTGCCCCCTCAGCACACATCAGCACAGTAGATATCAAAAGGAAATTATCCTCTGAAGCTTTCCATGGAGATTCTCAGTTCTCAGGAACACATCCAATCGCTGTAAGGACACTAATTTGGATACATGTCTCTCTTAGGAACTTACTATAGGAAGTTCCTATGTTGGGCATCCTTATCCTACCATAATTTTCAGCCGAAATTGGCCTAGATGTTATCAGGCCTTTGGGTCTGATGAACAAACAGTAGTGCCACATGAGCTGCGTTTCTTCAGGAACTGTGCTATCAGGTTTTTCAGGGAGGGAATACCTGAGTTATGAAATGCACCCACAAGTACCAGCACTGACCATTGCCAATTCAGGCTTCTAGGACCCTTCTTTCCTGCTGCTGATCTGCCCATTCTTACAGCCAGACTTCCCTTACATGATCTGGTGTCGCAGCAGCTGCAAGAGAGGTTTTATTCATTACAGAGCAAGATATTCATGTTTAAGTCCTCCTCAAGGAACATAAACAGTTCAGGGTTAAGAGCAGCTTTACACAGGATCCAATCTTGGCACTGTCTCTGTATGGAGCTGTGGAATACGACAACTGTTTAATTAAAGACCTTGTTTTCCCATTTGTCTTCATCTTCCTAGGTATCCCATGCAGTCAGGCTGCTCAACCAGGTACAGActtctttctttggcttttacTTAGGCAAAGAGAGAGACAGGAAAACAAGTCCAGAGCCTGCAGGAAGATccatggcagctgctgcagcaccctgggctggCTGCAGCCTGAGCCCAGTGGTCATTCCTTGTCATTCCTTGCTCCACAGCCCAAGCTGTCATGCCTCACAACTCTGTCAAAGCCTGGGGCCCTCTTTGTCCTGTCAGCTAAATTAAAGAGCTAAGAAATATGTACACTTTTGCTCAGAGTTCTCACTGCAGAGGAGGTCCTGATGTCTCCCGGCTAGAGCAAACAGAAGGGACGTTGTGTTACCCCTGCGGCCCTCCCAGCACACCCCGCCTCAGCACTCCACCAGCCAGGGCAGTGCCAgctgctccctgctctgctgtgaggatCCAAGCAGCCGGACCAAGCACAGGCTGAGGGAATCATTAGCTGCGGTTTTGCTCTGGGTTCCCAAGCACATCCAGTGGCCACAGGGCACAATACATTGTGTAAGCCACATCCAAAAAAACAGAATGGAATTAAAACTCAccaggagggaggaagagggtTGCTTTCAGACGACCTTCTCTGACCAAAATCCTCTTCACCCCCTCTCCTAAAAACCATCGCTCATTGGTACATTTTCCCAGCAACTGGCTCATGTCCCCGTGGCCCTCATACACTTCCAAGTCCACACAGAAAGGGGTCAGGACATTCCTCTTTGCCAGTCGCTTGTAGGGCACTTTAGACTGCAGAGACCACAGCAGCCCCATGGGCTCCACTCCCGAATAGGTGCCTCCCAGCGCAGGGGAGCGGCTGAGGTCCAGCTCTCCGCTGCTCCCAGCTCGGTAGCGAGCGTGGGCTTGGAAGAGCTCGCCACTCTCGTCCAGGAGGCTGGCTCGGAGCGTGACTGCCTGCTGTGGCTGGAGTCCCTCCACGCATATCTGCACAGGGTCGTCGAACAGGCAGCGGGAGAACGGCAGGACCGACACCTGCACCATCCCGGCTCTGCTGGTGGGAGAGGAGTTGCCCTTTCTTGTGGCGAGATGCGGGCTGCGTGACACAGGATCGTCAGGAACCTGTCGCTTCTCAGGGTTCAAATCCCTGTCTGAAGTCCAGGAGGAACCACCGTGATTGCTTCCTCCAGccagccagtgctgctgggagatGTAGTTCCAAGCACAGCTCCCCCTAGGCACTCGGCTCGGGGCTGGTGCAGAACACTGTCCGCTTGCACAGACACAAGCTGTCGTGTGTTCCTGGTGTGTTATCTTACATTTGATTATAGAGACAGACCAAATTAAAAATCCCAAGATGACAAAAAGAGACAGTCAAATTGCCTTTCCCCCAACTGTGGGCAAGTCTGGATTCTACTGCAGAACTGGCTTGGTTGGCAAGGCTTGGCACAAGGAACACAAACTGGAAAGCCTGGAGTAACCTGACATCTTAATCTGGCCTTGAAACAAAGCCTGCCCTTAATCCCTCTTGAGTTTTCAGCAATTTTTGGTAAAACACCACAAAGTAAAATTATGCTTTATGCtttaactgtgtttttttaaaaaacaaaatagacaAAGTAAAAGaatgattatattttttttcacaataaCCACACTCGTCTAAAGGGGGTCTGCATTTTCCCTAAtacttggaaaataaatttctctCCAGTCCATCCCACTGATGTTTCTAAGGAAGTGTCTGAAGACTTGACAATAAATACCAACTTTTGGTTTTCATAAACAACAATACTACGTTTTTACAATGTCTCTGTGTTTAATAGCCTTCTAGTCCTACTCTGCAGGTCTCAGACATGTGAGTAGTCTCATTCTATTCtgtggaaatgcaaatgggaaCTAAGGCTGCAGAAACTGGCTACAGTTT from Columba livia isolate bColLiv1 breed racing homer chromosome 5, bColLiv1.pat.W.v2, whole genome shotgun sequence carries:
- the LOC102093915 gene encoding acyl-coenzyme A thioesterase 1-like, translating into MVQVSVLPFSRCLFDDPVQICVEGLQPQQAVTLRASLLDESGELFQAHARYRAGSSGELDLSRSPALGGTYSGVEPMGLLWSLQSKVPYKRLAKRNVLTPFCVDLEVYEGHGDMSQLLGKCTNERWFLGEGVKRILVREGRLKATLFLPPGPGPFPGLIDLYGSGGGLVEYRASLLASRGFVTLALAYMAFEDLPAMPEILELAYFEEAVNFLQKQPQVKDTGIGVLGLSKGADLALSMATFLPGIKAAVSVSGSGFNSFIPLQGNGFTIPPHPCDLGRVKINESGLANFSDVLDDHRDPATWDCRIPMERSTAKFLFLSGEDDTNWKSDLYCRDAVHRLQQHGLEVEFCSYSGAGHLLEPPYLPLCQASIHKVLGMLVCWGGQWREHAKAQEDAWRRIQAFFWQHLVDSDIPKSKL